One genomic segment of Primulina tabacum isolate GXHZ01 chromosome 9, ASM2559414v2, whole genome shotgun sequence includes these proteins:
- the LOC142555619 gene encoding uncharacterized protein LOC142555619, with protein sequence MAALIYQIFSSSALLSLGLYHLISATKHHLKSPRDYAAKLYHPFPNANQQNRFLRYLQLHLVISFLFIALIHQLLVSADPDPLLKGRTAVHRLISLQSSAVIFCFILLSAALLVSEATSLLPLPSDLFFAIASALFFLQYSLSASDAAVQTSDLQAKCDSVAAHVSAFSSALCLVLCCQPRLYAADAALGASFCLQGLWALQTGLSLYVDAFIPEGCHKLLDVVSGVEGSTKCELDDSKLRAVAVLDLMFVLHALFVLLIFIVTYAAIAKTLGIRSRFGSYEALPTGAAADSNHIQLKTMTGTQA encoded by the coding sequence ATGGCAGCCCTGATTTACCAAATTTTCTCCTCCTCCGCGCTGCTTTCGCTAGGGCTTTACCACCTCATCTCCGCCACCAAGCACCACCTCAAATCGCCGCGCGATTACGCCGCTAAGCTCTACCACCCCTTCCCAAACGCCAACCAGCAGAATCGGTTCCTCAGGTATTTACAGCTTCACCTGGTTATCTCATTCCTATTCATCGCCCTAATCCACCAGCTCCTTGTGTCCGCCGACCCCGATCCCCTTCTCAAAGGCCGGACGGCGGTGCACCGCCTCATATCCCTGCAGTCCTCCGCCGTGATATTCTGCTTCATCCTCCTCTCCGCCGCGCTCCTCGTCTCCGAAGCCACATCTCTTCTTCCTCTCCCCTCCGATCTCTTCTTTGCGATCGCCTCTGCGCTCTTCTTCCTCCAGTATTCCCTCTCCGCATCCGACGCCGCCGTACAGACTTCAGATCTCCAAGCCAAGTGCGATTCCGTCGCGGCGCATGTTTCCGCATTCTCGTCTGCTCTCTGTCTTGTTCTTTGCTGTCAGCCCAGACTCTATGCGGCGGATGCTGCTCTCGGAGCCTCTTTCTGTCTGCAAGGGCTGTGGGCTCTGCAAACAGGGCTATCACTCTACGTGGATGCCTTCATTCCGGAAGGCTGCCACAAGCTGCTTGATGTCGTCAGCGGGGTTGAGGGATCAACTAAGTGCGAATTGGATGACTCGAAGCTAAGGGCAGTCGCAGTCTTGGATCTAATGTTTGTGCTTCATGCCCTTTTCGTGCTTCTCATTTTTATCGTGACTTATGCTGCTATTGCCAAGACTTTGGGTATCCGCAGCAGATTTGGATCATATGAAGCCTTGCCCACCGGGGCTGCTGCAGATTCGAATCATATTCAATTAAAGACTATGACTGGAACTCAAGCCTGA
- the LOC142504455 gene encoding uncharacterized protein LOC142504455 encodes MLSQIESNRVKAMWRCCLSSAFRTGIACTIVGGATLYGPKFFTRQVTFPAFSYVTVILIMNDATLGDTFHSCWLALYATVQGVLPAILSLWLIGPARLNVGTTSVVAGLSGFTIALPENTHLISKRIALGQIVLVYVVGFANGEKTDPIMHPVHVAASTAFGVAACVLAMLFPYPSLAFCEVKENCKLYIQNASKRLNLYMKAFSTEDSTVSKGLISQAKFLNTTATKLLKNIESKQESMKWEIIPAMFFKSYNKNPAEKLTNLESILKGMEISLTNHSEFPVKILDSELNNVLLVMEEQFLNQVNNMAVEKTILTLSDTEMDSVFSQTLQNSTAPLSSKDFPWLFFIFCLKLMQGKSTRSVLPEDSCKPGSELSNEHSQKEKNWSLITKVLSFSPLKVNRRRLLPALRCSLSLGFAVLFGWIYSKENGFWSGLPVAISHAAAREATLKVANIKAQGTVLGTVYGVMGCFLFEKYVHIRFISLLPWFIFCSFLRTSKMYGQAGGISAVIGAVLILGRDNFGPPSEFAIARIVETLIGLSCSIIVDMLLQPTRAAVLAKIQVSNCLQVLHESVGSVSIPSLGEFFLGERQKKLKIHVNELGKFIEEAEMEPNFWFLPFHSACYSKLKGSLSRMVDFLLFESEVLMFLKQELSRNGDSKILRHHDSIVKIEADINLLKSVISSAIELFKEVSLVRSLEKIESEFEKRRDSLDLELGKSSIACVVEWSKFDNDELEKNTNSFLQHLDELVDQMEVDELKNQVILSLCCLMFCIRGLLRETMEIEKEIKELVQWENPSSQVDMVDISCKIYALGKRVQC; translated from the exons ATGTTGTCCCAAATCGAATCAAACCGTGTTAAAGCAATGTGGCGGTGTTGTCTGTCATCAGCCTTCCGCACGGGCATAGCATGCACCATAGTCGGGGGCGCCACCCTTTACGGCCCAAAGTTTTTCACCCGACAAGTAACATTCCCTGCATTTTCATACGTGACAGTGATTCTTATCATGAACGATGCCACCTTAGGCGACACTTTCCATAGCTGCTGGCTGGCGCTTTATGCTACCGTGCAAGGTGTTTTACCGGCCATTCTCAGTTTGTGGTTGATTGGCCCGGCCAGGTTAAACGTTGGCACCACCTCAGTGGTGGCAGGCCTTAGTGGATTCACAATAGCTCTGCCGGAAAACACTCATTTGATATCGAAGCGCATAGCGCTTGGACAGATTGTTCTTGTGTACGTCGTAGGTTTTGCTAATGGTGAGAAAACAGATCCCATCATGCATCCTGTCCATGTGGCGGCGAGCACCGCCTTTGGTGTGGCGGCTTGCGTTTTGGCAATGTTGTTTCCGTACCCAAGTTTGGCTTTTTGTGAG GTGAAAGAGAACTGCAAACTCTATATACAAAATGCTTCCAAAAGGCTTAATTTATATATGAAGGCTTTCTCCACAGAAGATAGTACAGTGTCGAAGGGATTGATTTCACAAGCAAAGTTTCTTAATACCACAGCAACCAAACTTCTTAAAAATATCGAATCAAAGCAA GAGAGCATGAAATGGGAGATAATTCCAGCCATGTTCTTTAAATCCTACAACAAAAACCCAGCTGAGAAATTGACAAATCTTGAATCCATATTAAAGGGAATGGAGATTTCCTTGACAAATCATTCTGAGTTCCCAGTTAAGATATTGGATTCCGAGCTCAATAATGTccttcttgtcatggaggagcAATTCTTGAACCAAGTTAACAACATGGCAGTCGAAAAGACGATTTTAACGCTGTCTGATACAGAAATGGACTCAGTATTTTCTCAAACCTTGCAAAACAGTACTGCCCCATTATCGAGCAAAGATTTTCCCTGGTTGTTCTTTATATTCTGTCTAAAACTCATGCAAGGCAAATCAACACGATCTGTTTTACCAGAAGATTCATGCAAACCAGGATCAGAATTATCAAATGAGCACTCACAGAAAGAGAAAAATTGGTCCTTAATCACAAAAGTATTGAGTTTTAGTCCTCTAAAAGTTAACAGAAGGAGATTATTGCCTGCCCTAAGATGCTCACTTTCTTTAGGATTCGCGGTTCTGTTTGGATGGATATATAGCAAGGAAAATGGGTTCTGGTCGGGTCTTCCTGTGGCGATAAGCCATGCTGCAGCACGAGAAGCGACATTGAAAGTTGCCAACATTAAAGCACAAGGGACAGTTTTAGGGACGGTATATGGAGTAATGGGGTGCTTTCTTTTCGAAAAATATGTGcacataagatttatttcactACTTCCGTGGTTCATTTTCTGCAGTTTTTTACGAACCAGCAAAATGTATGGCCAAGCCGGTGGGATTTCTGCAGTTATTGGTGCTGTGTTAATCTTGGGAAGAGATAATTTCGGCCCCCCTAGTGAATTTGCGATAGCCCGAATCGTTGAAACTTTAATCGGTTTATCTTGTTCTATAATTGTGGATATGCTCTTGCAGCCTACAAGAGCTGCTGTTTTGGCCAAGATTCAAGTTTCGAACTGTCTCCAAGTGTTGCACGAATCTGTGGGATCGGTAAGCATTCCATCGTTGGGCGAGTTTTTCTTAGGAGAGAGGCAAAagaagctgaaaatccatgtaAACGAGCTTGGAAAATTCATCGAGGAAGCTGAGATGGAACCCAATTTTTGGTTCTTGCCTTTCCATAGTGCTTGCTATAGTAAGCTCAAAGGGTCTTTGTCAAGAATGGTGGATTTCTTGCTTTTCGAGAGTGAAGTACTCATGTTCCTAAAACAAGAATTGTCAAGAAATGGGGACAGCAAAATTTTAAGACATCATGATTCTATTGTCAAAATAGAAGCCGATATCAACCTTCTAAAAAGTGTGATTTCCTCTGCTATAGAACTCTTTAAGGAAGTTAGTTTGGTAAGATCACTCGAGAAAATCGAAAGCGAGTTCGAGAAGAGGAGAGATTCCCTCGATCTCGAGTTGGGAAAATCTTCAATTGCATGCGTGGTCGAATGGTCAAAATTCGATAATGACGAGCTTGAAAAGAATACAAATtcttttcttcaacatttagatGAACTTGTTGATCAAATGGAGGTGGATGAACTCAAGAACCAAGTGATTTTGAGTCTGTGTTGTTTGATGTTTTGCATTAGAGGTTTGTTGAGAGAGACTATGGAGATTGAGAAGGAAATAAAAGAACTGGTGCAATGGGAGAATCCCTCGAGCCAAGTGGATATGGTTGATATTTCATGTAAGATTTACGCATTGGGAAAAAGAGTACAATGTTAA